Proteins encoded by one window of Venturia canescens isolate UGA chromosome 2, ASM1945775v1, whole genome shotgun sequence:
- the Tor gene encoding serine/threonine-protein kinase mTOR isoform X1 codes for MTTNLVQQFVQRLKSRNEELRNKAARDLCHYVKTELREASQEEITAFMDEFNHHIFEMVSGSDVNERKGGILAIVCLIGADVGNINTRTIRFANYLRNLLPSNDVGVMELAAKTVGKLALVSGTYTAEYVEFEVKRAFEWLGGDRHEGKRHAAVLVLRELAVSMPTYFFQQVTPFFDLIFNAVRDPKSVIREGAVEALRAALVVTAQRETAKQMHKSLWYKQCYDEIVSGFDDIHPRERGSNRDDRIHGSLLVLNELLRCSNIQWEKNYEALMERLNCSTQQNDNDILLLMPRLKTIIVSKWSGGSSQNASSPQQHVLYPVHESATCRCLMQERLDDVYNDVMAQRMSRNPHIQHALMTLLPRLVAFNKEKFNKDHFRETLTYLLVTLKGREKDRYAAFMTIGLIAVAVEDSIKPYLPKIMEVIKSSLPSKETPNKKRSTPLEPAVFICITLLGHAVKQTITSDVRDLLDPMLATGLSPILTTSLRELAHSVPSLKPDISQGLLRMLSQVLMHKPLRHPGAPWSATSPTTSLPTEIDVPSTVLALRTLGTFNFDGNPLLQFVRRCADHFLTSEQAEVRLEAVRTCSRLLRLALNQPGPTVTNTVSAVLGKLLVVGITDTDPDVRISVLASLDDTFDMHLAQAESLSALFVAMNDEMFEIREWAIRTIGRLSTMNPAYVMPSLRKTLIQFLTELEHSGMGRNKEQAARMLDHLVVSAPRLIRPYMEPILKVLVPKLKESEPNPGVVLAILRAIGDLAEVNGAEMQQWMPELLSILLEMLVDASSPEKRGVALWVLGQLVGSTGHVVKPYMQYPTLLEVLINFLKTEQQPIIRRETIRVLGLLGALDPYKHKMNRGQIDSQLDSLTAMADIRSDVETNQDLTTSEMLVNMSSSTLEEYYPAIAIATLMRIIRDPTLSQHHTMVVQAVTFIFQSLGIKCVPYISQVMPSFLNVVRTADFNFREYLFQQLAILIAIVKQHIRNYLDDTFNLIKEFWTINSPLQSTLILLVEHIAVALGAEFKIYLPQLMPQILRVLTHDTSKDRSVTVKLLLALQKFGNNLDNYLHLVLPPIVKLFHANDCPMTVNTVALETVDHLADTLDFTDFASRIVHPLVRTLDQCPELRNTAMDTLCALVIQLGKKYQIFIPLVQKIMSKHKITNSRYDVLVDKILTESTVADGDDYLLIRHRYSRNKNRDLSLTSSDTTVMKKLKVSASNLQKAWTATRRVSKDDWLEWLRSLSIGLLKESPSPALRSCWALAQTYSQLPRDLFNAAFVSCWTELNDTYRAELIQTLQQALIVPDLPEITQTILNLAEFMEHCDKGPLPLDNKILGERAMHCRAYAKALHYKEDEFHKNRNGNVFESLISINNKLQQKEGAEGLLEYVMNQSNQQDLKVQVRWYEKLHNWDKALHLYQERLETDLSDVEATLGEMRCLEALGEWGQLHEVATKQWSQQTDETKQRMARMAAAAAWGLGQWESMEKYVSLIPKDSQDGAFYRAVLAIHDEQYNVAHQLIDSARDLLDTELTAMAGESYQRAYNAMVEVQKLAELEEVIQFKLVPERRSTIKAMWWERLQGGQRIVEDWQKIIQVHTLVVSPHDDMYTWLKYASLCRKNGSLMLCHKTLVMLLGVDPSLTPDQPLPTTHPQVTFAYCKHMWMANKREEAYNQLRTFVQSSLQPTTASLVNQEDETQQEVRKRLLARCYLKLGEWLEALQGINEHSIPAVLSYYAAATEHDPTWYKAWHAFAYMNFETVLFYKHQQGDAGSNSCTGNNPFGNTPPIGAAAGGNGSGMLLDNGTMGNSNRSGLSSSQYISQFTVPAVDGFFRSINLSHGNSLQDTLRLLTLWFDYGQWPEVYDAIVEGIRMIEINTWLQVIPQLIARIDTPRALVGRCIHHLLIDIGKTHPQALVYPLTVASKSASYARKTAANKILKNMCEHSPTLVQQAMMASDELIRVAILWHELWHEGLEEASRLYFGERNVKGMFDTLEPLHAMLERGPQTLKETSFNQAYGTDLMDAQEWCNRYKTSGNVRDLNQAWDLYYHVFRRISRQLPQLTSLELQYVSPKLLLCRNLELAVPGSYSPGQPVVRIESIHSSMQVIASKQRPRKLCIKGSNGKDYMFLLKGHEDLRQDERVMQLFGLVNTLLLHDPDTFRRNLTIQRYAVIPLSTNSGLIGWVPHCDTLHTLIRDYREKKKILLNIEHRIMLRMAPDYDHLMLMQKVEVFEHALEHTHGDDLSRLLWLKSPSSEAWFDRRTNYTRSLAVMSMVGYILGLGDRHPSNLMLDRLSGKILHIDFGDCFEVAMTREKFPEKIPFRLTRMLINAMEVTGIEGTYRRTCESVMSVLHRNKDSLMAVLEAFVYDPLLNWRLMDNAAPKGKRSDAQGMNASSSQEPGDILDSLTSTLPKKGVPCSIENGGSVSKDSNQPEALNKKALTIVTRVRDKLTGRDFLHEEAISVQRQVHLLIQQATNNENLCQCYIGWCPFW; via the exons ATGACGACGAATTTAGTGCAGCAGTTTGTGCAAAGACTGAAATCCCGAAACGAGGAATTACGAAACAAAGCAGCAAGGGATCTGTGTCACTATGTGAAAACAGAACTGCGAGAGGCTTCCCAAGAGGAGATAACAGCCTTTATGGACGAATTTAATCATCACATTTTCGAGATGGTATCAGGCTCAGACGTAAACGAGAGAAAAGGCGGTATCTTAGCCATAGTTTGTTTGATAGGAGCGGATGTAGGTAACATAAATACCCGCACCATAAGATTTGCAAATTACTTGAGAAATTTATTGCCTTCCAACGACGTAGGTGTTATGGAATTGGCAGCGAAGACAGTGGGGAAATTGGCACTCGTATCGGGCACCTATACAGCCGAGTATGTGGAATTTGAGGTGAAGCGAGCTTTCGAGTGGCTCGGCGGAGACAGACACGAAGGAAAACGTCACGCGGCTGTTCTTGTGTTGCGAGAACTTGCGGTGTCTATGCCTACATACTTTTTTCAACAGGTCACACCATTTTTTGATCTCATATTCAATGCGGTGCGAGATCCAAAGTCGGTCATTCGTGAAGGGGCTGTGGAGGCGTTGAGAGCCGCTCTTGTTGTGACGGCACAACGCGAAACGGCCAAACAAATGCATAAATCGCTGTGGTACAAACAATGTTACGACGAAATAGTATCTGGCTTTGACGACATTCATCCGCGCGAAAGAGGCTCCAATCGGGATGACAGAATTCACGGTTCGCTTCTGGTACTCAATGAATTATTACGCTGCAGCAACATTCAGTGGGAAAAGAATTACGAAGCATTAATGGAGCGTTTGAATTGTTCAACGCAGCAAAACGACAACGACATTTTATTACTGATGCCAAGATTAAAAACAATAATAGTATCAAAATGGTCAGGCGGTTCGTCGCAGAACGCTTCGAGTCCGCAGCAACACGTTTTGTATCCAGTTCACGAATCTGCGACTTGTCGCTGTCTGATGCAGGAGCGCCTTGACGATGTTTACAACGATGTTATGGCGCAAAGGATGTCGCGGAATCCGCACATCCAACACGCTCTTATGACGCTTTTACCGAGGCTCGTCGCTTtcaacaaggaaaaattcaacaaggATCATTTCCGGGAGACTCTCACTTACCTCCTGGTGACACTGAAAGGACGAGAAAAAGACAGATACGCGGCGTTCATGACGATCGGTCTGATAGCGGTCGCGGTTGAAGATTCGATCAAGCCTTATTTACCAAAAATCATGGAAGTTATAAAGAGCTCTTTGCCGTCGAAAGAAACACCGAACAAAAAGCGCAGCACGCCCCTCGAGCCCGCTGTTTTCATATGCATAACGCTACTCGGCCACGCGGTTAAGCAAACGATAACGAGCGACGTGCGCGATCTCCTCGACCCGATGTTGGCCACAGGATTGAGCCCGATTTTGACGACGTCTCTCCGGGAATTGGCGCACAGCGTGCCATCCTTAAAACCGGATATATCACAAGGACTGTTGCGCATGTTGTCCCAAGTGCTTATGCACAAACCACTGCGACATCCCGGTGCTCCATGGTCGGCGACGAGTCCGACGACGTCGTTGCCAACGGAAATCGACGTACCCTCGACCGTCCTTGCTCTCCGTACTCTTGGAACTTTCAACTTCGACGGGAATCCGTTGTTGCAATTCGTTCGTCGGTGCGCCGATCACTTTCTCACGTCGGAACAGGCCGAGGTGCGGCTCGAGGCGGTACGAACGTGCTCGAGGCTGCTGAGACTCGCGTTGAATCAGCCCGGGCCAACAGTGACGAACACCGTGTCCGCGGTTCTCGGTAAACTCCTCGTCGTCGGTATCACCGACACTGACCCCGACGTCAGAATCAGCGTTCTCGCATCCCTCGACGACACCTTCGACATGCACCTCGCTCAAGCGGAAAGCCTCTCGGCACTCTTCGTTGCGATGAACGACGAAATGTTCGAGATACGAGAATGGGCGATAAGAACGATCGGACGATTGAGCACGATGAACCCCGCGTACGTAATGCCCTCGTTGCGAAAAACTCTAATTCAATTTCTTACAGAATTGGAGCACTCCGGAATGGGAAGGAACAAAGAACAAGCCGCACGGATGTTGGACCATCTCGTAGTGAGCGCGCCGCGGCTCATCAGACCTTACATGGAGCCGATTCTCAAAGTACTCGTCCCAAAACTCAAAGAATCCGAGCCAAATCCGGGCGTTGTACTCGCGATTTTGCGTGCCATCGGTGATCTCGCAGAAGTTAACGGCGCCGAGATGCAGCAATGGATGCCCGAATTACTCTCGATCCTTTTGGAAATGCTGGTCGACGCGAGTTCGCCCGAGAAACGAGGAGTCGCGCTCTGGGTCCTCGGACAGCTCGTCGGCAGCACCGGTCACGTCGTCAAGCCTTACATGCAATATCCAACCTTACTCGAGGTGCTAATtaactttttgaaaactgaACAACAGCCGATAATACGACGAGAGACCATCAGAGTTCTCGGGCTCCTCGGAGCCCTCGATCCTTACAAGCACAAGATGAATCGAGGACAGATCGACTCTCAGTTGGACAGCTTGACGGCCATGGCTGACATCCGAAGCGACGTCGAAACCAATCAGGATCTAACGACGAGCGAAATGCTCGTAAATATGTCCTCCTCGACTCTGGAGGAATATTATCCGGCCATAGCGATCGCGACTCTAATGCGAATTATCCGGGACCCAACTTTGTCCCAACATCACACGATGGTCGTACAAGCTGTTACTTTTATATTTCAGAGCCTCGGGATCAAGTGCGTTCCATACATATCTCAAGTTATGCCGAGTTTCCTGAACGTCGTTAGAACGGCGGACTTCAATTTCCGGGAATATCTCTTCCAACAGCTGGCGATACTCATCGCCATTGTGAAACAGCACATAAGAAATTATTTGGACGATACGTTTAATCTGATCAAAGAATTCTGGACGATCAACAGCCCGCTCCAGAGCACCCTCATTCTTCTCGTGGAACATATCGCCGTCGCTCTCGGTGCCGAATTCAAAATATATTTGCCGCAGTTGATGCCCCAGATACTCCGGGTGTTGACCCACGACACGAGCAAAGATCGTTCCGTCACGGTCAAGCTGCTTCTGGCTCTCCAAAAATTCGGCAACAATTTGGACAACTATCTTCACCTGGTGCTACCACCGATCGTAAAATTGTTTCACGCGAACGATTGTCCCATGACCGTGAACACAGTCGCCCTCGAAACCGTTGATCATCTGGCCGATACCCTCGATTTCACGGATTTTGCTTCCCGGATCGTTCATCCCTTGGTCAGAACACTGGACCAGTGTCCGGAGCTCCGGAACACCGCGATGGATACTCTCTGCGCTTTGGTCATACAATTGGGTAAGAAATATCAGATATTCATACCGCTCgtacaaaaaatcatgagcaaaCACAAAATAACGAATTCACGATACGACGTACTCGTCGATAAAATACTGACGGAATCTACCGTTGCCGATGGGGACGATTATCTGCTCATTCGACACCGTTATTCTCGGAACAAAAACCGAGATTTGTCGTTGACATCCTCGGACACTACTGTCATGAAGAAGCTCAAAGTTTCAGCCTCGAATTTGCAAAAAGCCTGGACCGCTACGAGACGAGTATCGAAGGACGATTGGCTCGAGTGGCTGCGGAGCTTGTCGATCGGTTTGCTCAAAGAATCCCCGTCGCCGGCGCTGAGATCCTGCTGGGCTTTGGCCCAAACTTATTCCCAATTACCGCGGGATTTGTTCAACGCTGCCTTCGTCTCTTGTTGGACCGAATTGAACGACACTTATCGCGCGGAGCTCATACAAACGCTCCAGCAAGCGTTGATAGTTCCAGATTTGCCAGAAATAACGCAGACGATATTGAATCTCGCGGAGTTTATGGAACACTGCGACAAGGGTCCGTTGCCACTGGACAATAAAATACTCGGGGAACGAGCGATGCACTGTCGCGCTTACGCCAAAGCGCTCCACTACAAAGAGGACGAGTTCCACAAAAATCGTAACGGCAATGTATTCGAATCGCTTATATCGATAAACAACAAATTACAGCAGAAAGAGGGAGCGGAGGGTCTGCTGGAGTACGTGATGAATCAGAGCAACCAGCAAGATCTCAAAGTGCAGGTACGTTGGTACGAGAAACTTCATAATTGGGACAAAGCGTTGCATCTTTATCaggaacgtttggaaactgaTTTGAGCGACGTCGAGGCGACCCTCGGTGAAATGCGGTGTTTGGAGGCGCTCGGTGAATGGGGTCAATTGCACGAGGTTGCCACGAAACAATGGTCCCAACAGACCGACGAGACGAAGCAGAGGATGGCGAGGATGGCGGCAGCGGCTGCCTGGGGTCTGGGCCAATGGGAAAGCATGGAAAAATACGTTTCCCTCATACCGAAGGACAGTCAGGACGGCGCGTTTTATCGAGCCGTACTCGCGATACACGACGAGCAGTACAACGTCGCTCATCAATTGATCGACAGTGCTCGAGATCTGCTGGACACGGAGTTAACGGCGATGGCCGGCGAGAGTTACCAGCGCGCTTACAACGCGATGGTCGAAGTACAAAAACTCGCGGAGCTCGAAGAAGTCATACAATTCAAACTTGTCCCCGAGCGCAGGTCGACCATCAAAGCAATGTGGTGGGAAAGACTGCAGGGTGGCCAGAGGATCGTCGAGGATTGGCAAAAAATTATTCAGGTTCATACCCTCGTCGTATCGCCCCACGACGACATGTACACTTGGCTCAAGTACGCGAGCCTCTGTCGTAAAAATGGTAGCCTCATGCTCTGCCACAAAACTTTGGTCATGTTGCTCGGCGTTGATCCGTCGTTGACTCCGGACCAGCCGCTCCCAACGACTCATCCCCAGGTTACGTTCGCCTATTGCAAACACATGTGGATGGCGAACAAACGGGAGGAGGCGTACAATCAATTGCGTACGTTCGTGCAAAGCTCGCTTCAACCGACAACGGCCTCGCTGGTGAATCAGGAGGACGAAACCCAGCAGGAAGTTCGTAAGAGACTTTTGGCACGTTGTTATCTCAAATTGGGCGAATGGCTCGAAGCCCTCCAAGGTATAAACGAGCACTCTATACCGGCCGTTCTCTCCTACTACGCGGCCGCCACCGAGCACGATCCGACCTGGTACAAAGCTTGGCACGCATTCGCTTATATGAATTTCGAGACTGTACTTTTTTACAAACATCAACAGGGCGATGCCGGGAGTAACAGCTGCACGGGCAACAACCCCTTCGGAAATACGCCGCCGATCGGAGCAGCCGCAGGGGGAAACGGTTCTGGTATGCTTCTGGACAATGGAACCATGGGAAATTCGAATCGTTCTGGGCTCTCGAGCTCCCAGTACATCTCGCAGTTCACGGTGCCCGCTGTCGACGGATTTTTCCGTTCCATCAACTTGTCCCACGGTAATTCGCTCCAGGATACACTGAGATTACTCACTCTCTGGTTCGATTATGGACAGTGGCCCGAGGTTTACGACGCTATCGTCGAGGGCATTCGAATGATCGAGATCAACACTTGGCTCCAAGTAATTCCGCAGCTTATCGCTAGGATCGACACACCCAGAGCTCTCGTCGGACGTTGCATCCATCATCTGCTCATCGACATCGGGAAAACCCATCCCCAGGCCCTCGTCTATCCCTTAACCGTCGCCTCAAAGAGCGCCAGCTACGCAAGAAAAACAGCCgctaataaaatattgaaaaatatgtgcgagcaCAGTCCCACTCTCGTCCAACAAGCCATGATGGCCAGCGACGAACTCATCAGAGTCGCTATCCTCTGGCACGAGCTTTGGCACGAGGGTCTCGAAGAGGCTTCCAGACTCTACTTCGGCGAGAGAAACGTCAAAGGAATGTTCGACACCCTCGAGCCCCTGCACGCCATGCTCGAACGCGGTCCACAGACTCTCAAAGAAACCTCTTTCAATCAAGCTTACGGCACGGATCTCATGGACGCCCAAGAATGGTGCAATCGTTATAAGACTTCTGGCAACGTGCGCGATTTGAATCAAGCCTGGGACCTGTATTATCACGTTTTTCGACGGATATCGCGACAATTGCCACAATTAACCAGCCTCGAGTTGCAATACGTCAGCCCGAAATTACTCCTCTGTCGGAATCTCGAACTCGCTGTTCCCGGTAGCTACAGTCCTGGACAACCGGTCGTCAGAATCGAGAGTATTCACAGCTCCATGCAGGTCATTGCGAGCAAACAGAGGCCCAGAAAATTGTGCATCAAAG GCAGCAACGGAAAAGATTACATGTTTTTGTTGAAGGGACACGAAGATCTCAGGCAGGACGAACGTGTCATGCAACTTTTTGGTCTAGTCAATACTTTGTTGCTTCACGATCCCGATACATTCCGAAGGAATCTTACTATTCAG CGATACGCTGTGATTCCATTATCTACAAACAGTGGCCTTATTGGATGGGTGCCTCACTGCGACACTTTGCACACGCTTATTAGAGATTAtcgtgagaagaaaaaaattcttttgaatATTGAGCATAGAATAATGTTGCGG ATGGCGCCGGATTACGATCACTTGATGTTGATGCAGAAAGTGGAAGTGTTCGAGCACGCGCTCGAGCACACCCACGGTGACGATTTGTCGCGTTTGCTTTGGCTCAAATCACCTTCGAGCGAGGCATGGTTCGATCGTCGTACGAATTACACGAGATCATTGGCCGTGATGTCAATGGTCGGGTACATACTGGGCCTGGGCGATCGGCATCCGTCGAATCTGATGCTCGATCGATTGAGCGGAAAAATTCTTCACATCGATTTCGGCGATTGTTTCGAGGTCGCTATGACCAGAGAAAAATTCCCAGAAAAAATACCGTTCAGACTGACGCGGATGCTGATCAACGCGATGGAAGTTACCGGCATCGAAGGCACTTATCGAAGAACTTGCGAATCCGTAATGTCCGTGTTACATCGTAATAAAGACAGTTTGATGGCGGTCCTCGAGGCTTTCGTTTACGATCCTCTCCTCAATTGGAGGCTGATGGACAACGCAGCACCGAAAGGCAAACGATCCGATGCTCAGGGCATGAACGCGAGCAGCAGTCAAGAACCTGGCGATATACTCGACTCATTGACATCCACATTACCAAAGAAAGGAGTTCCTTGTAGCATAGAAAACGGAGGTAGCGTATCAA AGGACAGCAATCAACCGGAAGCACTGAACAAAAAAGCTCTCACCATCGTCACGAGAGTACGTGATAAACTTACCGGCCGAGATTTTCTTCACGAAGAAGCGATCAGCGTACAAAGACAGGTTCACCTGCTTATTCAACAAGCCACTAACAACGAGAATCTTTGTCAGTGCTATATTGGATG GTGTCCATTCTGGTGA